The Acomys russatus chromosome 11, mAcoRus1.1, whole genome shotgun sequence genome contains the following window.
TGCTTGATGTGAGTCCTAAaaagatttcaatttttttccccccgagGTTTGCTGTGATGAAAGAGTTTCCTTAGTCTCATCCTAATTCATTGCTTTTTCTAAAATCATTCTTTGTGCAATATTCCTGTTCTTTAAATAAGTTTTCATTTGTGTCTATTGGAATCTTTAAGCATTTTTTATGGTTCTTTATAATGAAATGGAAATTTCCACAGTTGTTAGAAAGGTAAATGCTTTAGGAAGCCGTTTATCTCCTAGTCCAGGCTGTTGTCATGCTCCTTCTCCTGATGTTGATGTGCACCCCGGAGCAGCAGAATGTATCCTTAGACCaggttttcatattttcatttactcTATTCCAAAGTGGCAGGCATGTGTATAAGCTAGCTCTGAGAAGTAagtctcaaaaaattttaaactatttgaGACATATCCAATTCAGCAGAAAGCTCTATTCTTTTTCTCTAGTTTCAGATGATGCATGTCAGATCCACTTAGTttgtacttaaaataaaaaaataaataaacctgtatTATGACACATATAGTTTGAGTCCTTTTCAGTATTCACTTTATCCCAGCTTGTGttaagaaacacatacagaattGATTCCAGCTGTGCTACTGACCCGCTGCTTAGCCCTAGCAGGGCTAAGTCATGGCTGGGTTAAGAAGTGAAggtcagggcctggagagatggctcagaggttaagagcactgttggttcttccaaagggcctgagttcaattcccagcaaccatatggtggctcacaaccatctataatgagatctggtgcactcttctggcctgcaggcacacatgggggcagagtactgtataaataataaaatcttaaaaacaagaggaggaggaggagggagaggaggaggaggagaaggcgaAGGCCAAGCAAACTAAGCAGGAAAGCGTAGAGGCCAGGAGTTAGGTGGTTTGGGGACTGGCCTTCCTCCATCTCACCCtagttctttctcttctgctcagctacttctgtcttccctttcctttcatctCGGCTATAGGGAACCCAACTGTACAATTGTCTTTGCATCATTtccacctgttttttttttcatccaggaAATCTGGTCCAGCTAATGATATATAAATCAAATTCACACCTGTTCTCCTCATTGACCGAACAGCTTAGTAAAACATCttagaaagagaaagcatttatttcagaTAGTTGTTTAAGAGGCTTCAGTCTGCAGttcttgtcttcattttttttttttttctgatcctgTTGTGAGGTGGAATTACATGGTTGGGAGCACATGGAGAAGCTGCTCACCTCATAGCAGCCAGGAAACCAAGAGTGAAGAGGAGCAGGGACAAGATACACCCTTCTAGGACATGCTTTCCATGactcacttcctctaacaaggctcTAACTTGGAAAGCTTTCGCCACCTCAGATATTCCAAGTAGTTAGGAATCCATAAATGGAATAATGGTTTTGTCAGTACTCTCATGGTCCAGTCACCTCCTCAAGGCTCAGCCTCTGAATGTTGCTGAACAGGGATCAAGCTTTCAACACACGAGCTCTGGGGAAGGAGGTACAGTTAAAATCCAAACTATAATAGTTGGTGAGCAAGCATGGTCTTCTCCTTGAGATTTCTAGCGACTTTATCTGCTAGTAGTGAGGGAGAAACAGGATGATTCTTACGGAGAAGGCAACATGGCTTTGGCTAACAGCAAATAGGGAGGGGAGACTGACTAACTACAAAGGCTGCATTTGAGTGTCCATCATGAGTGTGCGTCAGTATAGCCCGTGCTCAAGAGTCACCAGTCAGAGCCTGGCCTGGGTTGGAAAAAGGGAGGCAGTACCTGTAAAGCCACAGTGTGGTATGCACGCTGATGTCTGTCCCGCAGACACTGGCACTAATGCATGTGTATGCTGTATGCACGCTATGAAGGAACTTGGCTGTTTAGTCCTCTCCTAAGAAAACCATGAATGTGAAATGTGACTTTTGCAGCAAGCTAGAAGGTAGCAGTAAATTATTAATCAGTGTGAAATGGGAGAATAAAAGATGGAAAGTGCTGAGAAAATGCTATGTATTTTTAATGCATCAGTGCATAAACACCTTCATTTGTCTTTGTGACTTCATTTAACCAGTAGCACTTTGAGGTATAATTTATAGATTGTGAAATTCCCTTACTGAATTATCATGTTGCCCTTACTAAAGGAAAAATGTGTCTTTTTAGAGGCAAAGATGCATTTTGTTCTGACAAATAGGAAATTTATACATTTGTTTCGTGCCCTTATGCATGGCTGATTACAAATTTGATTTTATGCCAACTCGCTTAAAAAGTTAGAATGCAATCTCTGCTCTAGGGATTTGGAACAACTATGATACAATTCATCTTACAGATGCTGTTGTCAGAGCTTTCGCCTCCTTTTGTACTTTATCATTCCGATGATATGGTGATGAAGAATGCTCTGCCCGATGGCTTCATGTTACCTTGTATCTCAGATCATCTAAAACTCTGAGGAAAATGGTACCCATATGATTTAAGGATTAAGTTTAGTTACCgtctgcaaattgcttttggaagtataatcaaagtaaaaatggttttaaatttcAGATATAGATAGAATAATGGttgcttttttaaatatagaGGTACTTAAATAGATTCTGTGCAGAGCAGGAAAAGCAGAATTGCCTTTGAATATGTCTACatgatgaaatgtttttcttttagtctCAAACCCACATTCCTATTCTGCTCCTTATTTATGAATATAGTAAGTTGCTAAAATTTGTCACAAATTTCATATGCTTTCTGAAAAATCAGTGTTTTTTAAAGCTCAgatcacctttttcttttctttttcttcaaataaagGTATCTGTCTGTGTAGGAAAGGTGTGTATTATACAGTTGAATGTGACTGTTAGCACTTAAGTGTGAGTGAATATGTTGAATTTTGCAGGAAAACAGAGTATGCAACTTCCCTTTAAAATAGGgcgtatagctcagtggcagaatgtttgcctggcctacacagagccctgggttcaattcttacTACTGCAGAGTCagaaaaagtcaaacaaaaaatAGGTGCACCCTGAAGCTTTTCACTTGGGTAGCACTATCACCCATGTTTATATTGGAGGTTCCTTGGCAGCAGCATCCAGATGCACAGCAGCAGGTTTTAATAAATCTAAGCTTATAATTTTTGACGCACCTTAGCTATAATCTATAGCTCCTCTTATGCCCAACATGACTGCAATAGCAATCTGTGTCTACCTGAAGTATGCAGGACTCTATTGTGATACTGCAAAAAGCCAGGAATTCCAGTTATTTAATATACACCTTAACTATGGGTCCATCCTTAACCATTTCTAGCCTAGTCATATATAAAGTTCAGAAATAAAATAGTCAAAACATACTAGTGAACCCAAGTGGCTAGAAAATGTCTTTCAGACTTTAGTCTATGTACCCAGCATGTGGGCTGCTGCCTGAGTACAAACTCCTGCTTCCACCCCTAGAGATCTGATTATATAGGCTCAGAATCTTGAATTTTAACCAAGTAACCTAGGTGATTTTTTGAAGCATGTAGTGCTGAGCCCATAGGGAACACTGATGTAGGAGATCTGTACCCGTACAGAGACATCAGTGGTGTAGttgcaggtgggtctctgtgaatttgaggctagcctggtctacaaagagaatttcaggacagccagggctattacacagagaaaccctgtctcagaaaacataaaaacaaacaaaaaagcaaaggccTCACATGCAAATGGGAACTGTGGTTGCCTTAATGTTCTTTTGATGCCTTGGAATTCTTGGTTGTTCGTGAGCAAAAGAGTCTTCCTGAAAATTATGTAGCCAGTGTAAACAGGTGTCTGCTTTGAGTGACTGAGATTCTTTGACAGATATGAGTGTGGTTATTGAGCAATAGTTTCTTGCCCATCGGCATGAGAGCACAGTCTCTCAGACCTCTTCTAAACTCTACAAAGATGAACAGCTGACAGGCATCACAAGATGCAGAATAGAAAATCACATTATACATTTTCTCAGGGAATTCTATTTTAATTCCTAGTCTGAACATGAAcacctgtgtttgtgttttcctaaCACAACTTTTCTTCCCTCCAGGATGGCACGAAACAGAAAAGAGAGCGGAAGAAAACTGTGTCGTTCAGCAGCATGCCAACCGAGAAGAAGATTAGTAGTGCAAGTGACTGTATCAACTCAATGGTTGAGGGTTCTGAACTCAAGAAGGTTCGGTCAAACTCCAGAATTTATCATCGGTATTTTTTGCTGGACGCCGACATGCAAAGCCTGAGATGGGAGCCATCTAAGAAGGATTCTGAGAAAGCCAAGATCGATATCAAATCTATCAAGGAAGTGAGAACAGGGAAAAACACAGATATATTCCGAAGCAACGGAATTTCCGAGCAGATATCTGAAGATTGTGCATTTTCAGTCATTTATGGAGAGAACTATGAGTCACTTGATTTGGTTGCCAATTCTGCAGATGTTGCAAACATCTGGGTGACAGGACTCCGATACCTGATTTCCTATGGGAAACATACACTCGATATGTTAGAAAGTAGCCAAGACAACATGAGGACTTCTTGGGTTTCACAAATGTTTAGTGAAATTGATGTAGATGATCTTGGACATATAACTCTGTGTAATGCTGTGCAATGTATCAGAAACCTCAATCCtggtttaaaaacaagcaaaattgaGCTTAAGTTCAAAGAATTGCATAAGTCAAAGGACAAAACTGGTACTGAAATCACTAAGGAAGAATTTATCGAGGTTTTTCATGAACTTTGTACTAGACCTGAAATTTACTTTCTTTTAGTTCAGTTTTCAAGCAATAAAGAATTCCTTGATACCAAGGACCTTATGATGTTTCTTGAGGCAGAGCAGGGTGTAGCACATATAAATGAGGAAATAAGCCTTGAAATTATTCACAAGTATGAGCCATCCAAAGAAGGCCAGGAAAAGGGCTGGCTCTCCATTGATGGGTTCACTAATTACCTGATGTCACCTGATTGTTATATATTTGATCCAGAACACAAGAAGGTCTGTCAGGATATGAAGCAACCTCTGTCTCATTACTTTATAAACTCATCTCATAATACATACTTAATAGAGGATCAGTTCCGGGGTCCCTCTGACATCACAGGATATATCCGAGCTCTTAAAATGGGTTGCAGGAGTGTTGAGTTAGATGTGTGGGACGGGCCAGATAACGAGCCTGTGATTTACACCGGCCACACCATGACCTCTCAGATAGTCTTCCGCAGTGTCATTGATATTATTAACAAGTATGCATTCTTTGCTTCTGAGTATCCTCTCATCTTATGTTTAGAAAATCACTGTTCTATTAAACAACAGAAAGTGATGGTTCAACACATGAAGAAAATTCTAGGGGACAAGCTGTATACAACATCACCCAACTTGGAGGAATCTTACCTACCATCCCCAGATGTCCTGAAAGGGAAAATTCTAATCAAAGCAAAGAAGCTGTCTTCAAATTGCTCTGGTGTAGAAGGGGATGTTACAGATGAAGACGAAGGAGCCGAAATGTCTCAGAGGATGGGGAAAGAGAACGTGGAACAACCCAACCATGTGCCTGTGAAGCGATTCCAGCTTTGCAAAGAACTGTCTGAACTGGTGAGCATCTGTAAGTCAGTCCAGTTTAGAGAATTTCAGGTATCATTTCAGGTGCAGAAATACTGGGAAGTCTGCTCGTTTAATGAAGTGCTTGCTAGCAAATACGCCAACGAGAACCCTGGGGACTTTGTCAATTACAACAAGCGCTTTCTTGCCAGGGTCTTCCCTAGTCCGATGAGAATTGACTCTAGCAACATGAACCCTCAAGATTTTTGGAAATGTGGCTGTCAGATTGTAGCCATGAACTTTCAGACTCCAGGCCTGATGATGGACCTGAACATTGGCTGGTTTAGGCAGAACGGGAACTGTGGCTATGTCCTTCGACCAGCCATCATGAGGGAAGAAGTCTCCTTCTTCAGTGCCAACACAAAGGACTCTGTCCCTGGAGTTTCGCCTCAGTTACTTCACATCAAAATCATAAGTGGGCAGAACTTTCCCAAGCCCAAAGGGTCGGGTGCCAAAGGGGATGTGGTGGACCCTTATGTCTATGTGGAAATCCATGGAATCCCTGCAGACTGTGCAGAGCAAAGGACAAAAACCGTCAATCAGAATGGAGATGCTCCCATTTTTGACGAAAGCTTTGAATTTCAAATCAACCTCCCTGAGCTAGCCATGGTGCGCTTTGTAGTCCTGGATGATGACTACATCGGGGACGAATTTATTGGCCAGTACACGATTCCCTTCGAGTGTTTACAGACGGGCTACCGCCATGTCCCCCTTCAGTCCTTGACCGGAGAGGTCCTTGCCCATGCTTCCTTGTTCGTCCACGTGGCTATTACTaacagaagagggggagggaagccTCATAAAAGGGGCCTTTctgtgaggaaagggaagaagtccCGGGAGTACGCATCTCTAAGAACACTGTGGATTAAAACCGTAGATGAGGTGTTCAAGAACGCCCAGCCCCCCATCCGGGATGCCACAGACCTGAGAGAGAACATGCAGGTGTGTGCTCATGTTTAGATCTCTACTTTGTGCATGTCTATGGTTTGTagataagttttttgtttgtatgcttgcttttgtttggttggttggtttttttctttttgcaatagatttaattttaaatactttgtaattttcaaatgtttactAGAGTGTTTATTACTAGTCTCATTTCTGAACATTCCAAAACCGTAGTTGTTGAAATACTGATTCCATGCTAGTATAAACTGGTTTTGTTGCTGACTCCTAAACTGCTTACCCATGTTTCTCTTATGACCAGTTAACAGCTATGCTACATGGGACTCTTTGATGTGGTCCTTAGGTGGAACACAAATCGATGACCTATCA
Protein-coding sequences here:
- the Plcl2 gene encoding inactive phospholipase C-like protein 2 encodes the protein MAECGRGAAGGALPTSPGPALGAKGALKAGAGEGGGGGRLGHGRARYDSGGVSNGDCSLGVSGDEARASPARGPRGVTLARTPSPAAGPVPRDSKPGGLPRRSSIIKDGTKQKRERKKTVSFSSMPTEKKISSASDCINSMVEGSELKKVRSNSRIYHRYFLLDADMQSLRWEPSKKDSEKAKIDIKSIKEVRTGKNTDIFRSNGISEQISEDCAFSVIYGENYESLDLVANSADVANIWVTGLRYLISYGKHTLDMLESSQDNMRTSWVSQMFSEIDVDDLGHITLCNAVQCIRNLNPGLKTSKIELKFKELHKSKDKTGTEITKEEFIEVFHELCTRPEIYFLLVQFSSNKEFLDTKDLMMFLEAEQGVAHINEEISLEIIHKYEPSKEGQEKGWLSIDGFTNYLMSPDCYIFDPEHKKVCQDMKQPLSHYFINSSHNTYLIEDQFRGPSDITGYIRALKMGCRSVELDVWDGPDNEPVIYTGHTMTSQIVFRSVIDIINKYAFFASEYPLILCLENHCSIKQQKVMVQHMKKILGDKLYTTSPNLEESYLPSPDVLKGKILIKAKKLSSNCSGVEGDVTDEDEGAEMSQRMGKENVEQPNHVPVKRFQLCKELSELVSICKSVQFREFQVSFQVQKYWEVCSFNEVLASKYANENPGDFVNYNKRFLARVFPSPMRIDSSNMNPQDFWKCGCQIVAMNFQTPGLMMDLNIGWFRQNGNCGYVLRPAIMREEVSFFSANTKDSVPGVSPQLLHIKIISGQNFPKPKGSGAKGDVVDPYVYVEIHGIPADCAEQRTKTVNQNGDAPIFDESFEFQINLPELAMVRFVVLDDDYIGDEFIGQYTIPFECLQTGYRHVPLQSLTGEVLAHASLFVHVAITNRRGGGKPHKRGLSVRKGKKSREYASLRTLWIKTVDEVFKNAQPPIRDATDLRENMQNAVVSFKELCGLSSVANLMQCMLAVSPRFLGPDNTPLVVLNLSEPYPTMELQAIVPEVLKKIVTTYDMMIQSLKALIENADAVYEKIVHCQKAAMEFHEHLHSIGTKEGLKERKLQKAVESFTWNITILKGQADLLKYAKNETLENLKQIHYAAVSCGLNKPGTENSEAQQPRRSLEVIPEKGSDENGD